A genome region from Wielerella bovis includes the following:
- the ampD gene encoding 1,6-anhydro-N-acetylmuramyl-L-alanine amidase AmpD, whose product MKENHWVNGRWQNATQLFSPNYCARPEHERISLIVLHNISLPPFEYGSGAVQKLFTNQIVADEHPFFSQLTTLRVSSHFFVTRLGEVVQFVSCDDMAYHAGISSFNGREKCNTFSIGIELEGCDFEPFTEAQYHALLPLLDAICTHYPIDAITGHEHIAPSRKSDPGHFFDWERIAKTTGENVSK is encoded by the coding sequence ATGAAAGAAAATCACTGGGTTAATGGTCGCTGGCAAAATGCAACACAACTGTTTTCGCCAAATTATTGCGCTCGTCCAGAACATGAACGCATCAGTTTGATTGTGTTACACAATATTTCTTTGCCACCATTTGAATACGGTTCGGGTGCTGTGCAAAAATTATTTACCAATCAAATTGTGGCTGATGAACATCCCTTTTTTTCACAATTAACCACATTGCGCGTGTCCAGCCATTTTTTTGTGACACGATTGGGTGAAGTGGTGCAATTTGTATCATGCGATGATATGGCATACCACGCAGGTATTTCGTCTTTCAATGGACGAGAAAAATGCAACACGTTTTCTATCGGTATTGAGTTGGAGGGCTGTGATTTTGAACCATTTACCGAAGCGCAATATCACGCGTTGCTGCCTTTGTTAGATGCGATTTGTACACACTATCCCATTGATGCTATTACAGGTCATGAGCATATTGCGCCTAGTCGTAAAAGTGACCCAGGTCATTTTTTTGATTGGGAGCGTATTGCAAAAACCACAGGGGAAAATGTGTCAAAATAA